TCGGTGCCACGTCACACGTGGTTTGGTCGGCGGCAGTAGAAGCCCTTCGGACCGGTGCGTCGGTGTGTTCCCTCATTCCCCAGTGACGAAGTGTGAGATGGATTCTCCGGCGGCAAGCAGGATCGATGGCGGCCCGAGTAGCGAGGCGAAGGATTTGAACGCGCGCTTGAGGCTCGGCCGATCGTCCTCGGTGCCGAGGAAAAGCAGCGTCGGGTCTTCCGAGACGACGAAGACGTTCATCTCACGGCCCTTCTCCGAATAGCACGTGTCAGTGACCTCGATCACACCGGCCGATTCGAGATTCGACAGGTGATAGTGCACGTTCTGTACACTCTGGTCGAGTTGCTCGGCGATCCGTGCCGGCGTCGCCGGTGTCTCGTTGAGGAGCCGGAAGATCTCGTAGGCGGTCTCCGACGACAACGCTTCGATCACGTCTCGCGTCGCGTCGTCGTCGAGGC
The Halobellus limi genome window above contains:
- a CDS encoding ArsR/SmtB family transcription factor: MPRLLPTQTDAAVERSDNPAVLSLDDDATRDVIEALSSETAYEIFRLLNETPATPARIAEQLDQSVQNVHYHLSNLESAGVIEVTDTCYSEKGREMNVFVVSEDPTLLFLGTEDDRPSLKRAFKSFASLLGPPSILLAAGESISHFVTGE